A single window of Streptococcus cristatus ATCC 51100 DNA harbors:
- a CDS encoding Tex family protein encodes MENLNIEKIAQKLGLKEKQVSQVLDLTAEGNTIPFIARYRKEMTGNLDEVEIKAIIDLDKSMTALAERKATVLDKIEEQGKLTDALRSEIEAAEKLADVEELYLPYKEKRRTKATIAREAGLFPLARFILQDAANLQEEAEKLTSEAFPTAEAALAGAVDILTEAISEDTKLRAWTYHEIQTNSSIVSSLKDGDLDEKQVFQIYYDFSEKVATMQGYRTLALNRGEKLGVLKVGFEHNLEKILRFFEVRFKVKNAYIIEAVQQVVKKKIIPAMERRIRTELTEVAEDGAIQLFSENLRNLLLIAPLKGRVVLGFDPAFRTGAKLAVVDATGKMLTTHVIYPVPPAKPAQIEASKKELSELIERFGVEIIAIGNGTASRESEAFVAEVLKSHPNVSYVIVNESGASVYSASELARHEFPDLTVEKRSAISIARRLQDPLAELVKIDPKSIGVGQYQHDVSQKKLSESLDFVVDTVVNQVGVNINTASPALLAHVAGLNKTISENIVKYRETEGLIRSREAIKKVPRLGAKAFEQAAGFLRIPESDNLLDNTGVHPESYKAVEELFKRLEISSLDEAAQAKLKAVQVASLAAELGLGEETLKDIIADLLKPGRDLRDSFDAPVLRQDVLDIKDLRIGQKLEGVVRNVVDFGAFVDIGIHEDGLIHISKISKNFIKHPSQVLSVGDLVTVWVDKLDVEREKVNLSLIAPNESN; translated from the coding sequence ATGGAAAATTTAAATATTGAAAAAATTGCCCAGAAATTGGGCCTTAAAGAAAAACAAGTATCACAGGTCCTAGATCTGACTGCTGAGGGAAATACAATTCCTTTTATTGCTCGTTACCGTAAAGAAATGACGGGAAATCTAGATGAGGTCGAGATTAAGGCGATCATTGATTTAGACAAGAGTATGACTGCCTTAGCAGAGCGTAAAGCGACGGTCTTAGATAAGATTGAGGAGCAGGGCAAACTAACGGATGCTCTTCGCTCTGAGATTGAGGCTGCTGAGAAGCTGGCTGATGTGGAAGAACTTTATCTGCCCTACAAGGAGAAACGCCGTACCAAGGCTACCATTGCGCGTGAAGCAGGTCTCTTTCCTTTGGCCCGCTTCATCCTACAGGATGCGGCTAACTTGCAGGAAGAGGCTGAGAAACTGACTAGTGAAGCCTTTCCAACAGCAGAAGCTGCTCTTGCTGGAGCAGTGGATATTCTGACCGAGGCGATTTCTGAAGATACTAAGCTGCGGGCTTGGACCTACCACGAGATACAGACCAATTCTTCTATCGTATCCAGCCTCAAAGACGGCGACTTAGATGAAAAGCAGGTCTTCCAGATTTATTATGATTTTTCTGAAAAAGTAGCGACTATGCAAGGCTACCGTACCTTGGCTCTTAATCGTGGTGAGAAGCTAGGTGTTCTCAAGGTTGGTTTTGAGCACAATTTGGAGAAAATCCTGCGCTTCTTTGAAGTACGCTTCAAGGTGAAAAACGCCTATATTATCGAAGCTGTCCAGCAAGTAGTTAAAAAGAAAATCATTCCAGCCATGGAGCGTCGTATTCGGACTGAGCTGACTGAGGTGGCTGAAGATGGAGCGATTCAGCTCTTCTCAGAGAACCTCCGCAATCTCCTCCTGATTGCCCCTCTCAAAGGTCGTGTAGTACTGGGCTTTGACCCAGCCTTTCGGACAGGAGCCAAGCTGGCTGTTGTGGATGCGACAGGCAAGATGCTGACGACTCATGTCATCTATCCAGTTCCACCAGCAAAGCCAGCTCAGATTGAAGCTTCTAAGAAAGAGTTGTCAGAGCTGATTGAGCGGTTTGGCGTGGAAATCATTGCCATCGGAAACGGCACTGCTAGCCGAGAAAGCGAAGCCTTTGTAGCAGAAGTTTTGAAATCTCATCCAAATGTCAGCTATGTTATCGTCAATGAGAGCGGAGCATCTGTCTACTCAGCTAGTGAACTAGCTCGTCATGAGTTTCCAGATTTGACGGTTGAAAAGCGCTCAGCTATTTCCATTGCCCGCCGTCTGCAGGATCCTTTGGCAGAGCTGGTCAAGATTGATCCTAAGTCTATCGGGGTTGGCCAGTACCAGCATGATGTCAGCCAGAAAAAGCTGTCTGAAAGTCTGGACTTTGTCGTTGATACCGTGGTCAACCAAGTCGGGGTCAATATCAACACTGCCAGTCCTGCCCTGCTGGCCCATGTAGCTGGTCTTAATAAAACTATCTCAGAAAATATTGTCAAGTACCGGGAAACAGAAGGCTTGATTCGGTCTCGTGAGGCCATCAAGAAAGTTCCGCGTCTGGGCGCAAAAGCCTTTGAACAGGCAGCCGGCTTCCTGCGTATTCCTGAAAGTGATAACCTGCTAGACAATACAGGCGTTCACCCAGAGTCTTATAAGGCGGTGGAGGAGCTCTTTAAGCGTCTGGAAATCAGCAGTTTGGATGAGGCAGCCCAAGCGAAATTAAAGGCTGTTCAGGTTGCTAGTTTGGCTGCAGAGCTGGGCTTAGGAGAAGAAACCCTCAAAGACATTATTGCAGATTTGCTCAAGCCTGGCCGAGATTTGCGTGATTCCTTTGACGCGCCAGTTTTGCGGCAGGATGTCTTGGATATCAAGGACCTGCGCATTGGTCAAAAGCTGGAAGGCGTTGTCCGCAATGTCGTCGATTTCGGAGCCTTTGTGGATATCGGTATCCACGAAGACGGTCTTATCCATATTTCTAAAATAAGTAAAAACTTTATCAAGCATCCTAGCCAAGTTCTATCAGTCGGTGATTTGGTCACTGTCTGGGTGGATAAACTGGATGTGGAGCGGGAGAAGGTCAATCTCTCTTTGATAGCGCCAAATGAATCTAACTAA
- a CDS encoding SprT family protein codes for MNLTNYVKKVSLEDFGWEFRHQAYWNKRLRTTGGRFFPKDGHLDFNPKIYETFGLDIFRKIVRHELVHYHLYYQGKGYRHGDRDFKDLLKQVDGLRYAPSLSDSQTFLIYECLSCGALIRRRRRVNLQKYRCGCCRGKLAFLKEEINGS; via the coding sequence ATGAATCTAACTAACTACGTTAAGAAGGTGTCGCTGGAAGATTTTGGCTGGGAATTTCGCCACCAAGCTTATTGGAACAAGCGACTTCGGACGACTGGGGGACGCTTCTTTCCTAAAGACGGCCACCTGGATTTCAACCCAAAAATCTATGAAACTTTTGGGCTGGATATTTTCCGAAAAATTGTTCGTCATGAGCTCGTCCACTATCATCTCTATTATCAGGGTAAAGGTTACCGCCATGGAGATAGAGATTTTAAAGACCTCCTTAAGCAAGTTGACGGTCTGCGCTACGCTCCATCCTTGTCCGACTCGCAAACCTTTCTCATCTATGAATGCTTGAGCTGTGGAGCACTTATCCGTCGCAGACGCAGAGTCAATCTTCAAAAATATCGTTGCGGTTGTTGTAGAGGAAAATTAGCATTCCTAAAAGAGGAGATAAACGGAAGCTAA
- a CDS encoding PspC domain-containing protein, which produces MKTKFYKLRRNRVISGVLSGLADKFNFDLGLLRFLFIIFTVSNLGLGILIYILLAVVMPYKEDVEAEMYGTGPRKMKDAEPINDNDGWFW; this is translated from the coding sequence ATGAAAACTAAGTTTTATAAATTAAGAAGAAACCGAGTAATTTCAGGGGTTTTGTCGGGATTGGCTGATAAATTTAACTTTGATCTTGGCTTGTTACGCTTTTTATTCATCATCTTTACAGTTTCCAATTTGGGCTTAGGCATTTTGATTTATATTTTGCTGGCTGTCGTGATGCCTTATAAGGAAGACGTGGAAGCGGAAATGTATGGAACCGGCCCTCGTAAAATGAAAGATGCCGAGCCAATCAATGACAATGACGGTTGGTTTTGGTAA
- a CDS encoding NUDIX hydrolase, translated as MTEVWNAYDLNRNQLPHLLVRGENIPEGQFHLCVNVLVRHQDGDILFMRRSANKSLYPGYYEFGAGGSVLAGEDSLTAALRELEEETGLVPDSIRLLEQVCSVEDQCHFDFYEAVVSSDKNQVRYQAGETDAHLWLPLNEIPVFIESHPCFQNQKRILKKWIG; from the coding sequence ATGACAGAAGTTTGGAATGCCTATGACTTGAATCGAAATCAGCTCCCGCATCTCCTAGTTCGAGGAGAAAACATTCCTGAAGGGCAATTTCATCTCTGTGTCAATGTTTTGGTTCGCCATCAGGATGGCGATATTCTCTTTATGCGGCGGTCAGCAAATAAAAGTCTCTATCCTGGCTACTACGAGTTTGGAGCGGGAGGAAGTGTGCTGGCGGGAGAGGATAGTCTGACAGCAGCCCTGCGGGAACTGGAAGAAGAAACAGGCCTGGTTCCCGACAGTATCAGACTGTTGGAGCAGGTGTGCTCTGTCGAAGACCAGTGCCACTTTGATTTCTATGAAGCGGTGGTGTCTAGTGACAAGAATCAAGTCCGCTATCAGGCAGGCGAAACCGATGCTCATCTCTGGCTACCTCTAAATGAAATACCAGTCTTTATTGAGAGCCATCCTTGCTTTCAAAATCAAAAAAGAATTCTCAAAAAATGGATTGGCTAG
- the hprK gene encoding HPr(Ser) kinase/phosphatase yields the protein MSVKVKDLIEKVRLRIVYGSDDLLEKEISTSDISRPGLEMTGYFDYYTPERIQLIGMKEWSYLMKMTSHNRHQVLLKMFQPETPVAIVARNLEIPEEMRRAAEEKQIAILTSRTSTSRLSGEISSFLDSRLAVRTSVHGVLMDIYGMGVLIQGDSGIGKSETGLELVKRGHRLVADDRVDIFAKDEMTLWGEPAEILRHLLEIRGVGIIDVMSLYGASAVKDSSQVQIAVYLENYDTNKTFDRLGNNAEELEVSGVRIPRIRIPVKTGRNISVVIEAAAMNYRAKEMGFDATKIFEERLTNLISQNEVKDA from the coding sequence ATGTCTGTAAAGGTCAAAGATTTGATTGAAAAAGTCCGTTTACGCATCGTTTACGGCAGTGATGACCTCTTGGAAAAGGAGATTTCGACATCGGATATTTCGCGGCCAGGCCTTGAAATGACCGGCTATTTTGACTACTACACGCCAGAACGGATTCAGCTGATTGGGATGAAGGAGTGGTCTTATCTGATGAAGATGACATCCCACAACCGTCATCAAGTCCTTTTGAAAATGTTTCAACCAGAAACGCCAGTTGCCATTGTGGCGCGCAATTTGGAGATTCCTGAAGAAATGCGGCGAGCAGCTGAAGAAAAGCAAATCGCGATTCTTACCAGCCGCACATCAACCAGCCGTCTATCAGGGGAAATTTCTAGTTTCCTTGACTCACGCTTGGCGGTCAGAACCAGTGTCCATGGCGTATTGATGGACATCTACGGAATGGGCGTGCTGATTCAAGGGGACAGTGGTATTGGTAAAAGTGAAACTGGTCTTGAGTTAGTTAAGCGGGGCCATCGTTTAGTGGCGGATGACCGGGTCGATATCTTTGCAAAGGATGAAATGACTCTCTGGGGAGAGCCTGCTGAGATTCTTCGCCATCTCTTAGAAATTCGCGGTGTCGGCATTATCGATGTGATGAGCCTTTATGGAGCTAGTGCGGTCAAGGATTCTTCACAGGTGCAGATTGCTGTCTATCTGGAAAATTATGATACCAATAAGACCTTTGACCGTCTGGGTAATAATGCAGAAGAACTGGAAGTTTCCGGTGTCAGAATTCCTCGGATCCGCATCCCAGTTAAGACAGGACGCAATATCTCTGTAGTGATTGAAGCCGCAGCTATGAACTATCGGGCTAAGGAAATGGGCTTTGATGCCACCAAGATTTTTGAAGAACGACTGACTAATCTGATTAGCCAGAATGAGGTGAAAGATGCTTGA